A genomic region of Silurus meridionalis isolate SWU-2019-XX chromosome 7, ASM1480568v1, whole genome shotgun sequence contains the following coding sequences:
- the selenou1b gene encoding selenoprotein U1b isoform X4: MLVSIAGFSVDVWLLVAGLIVLSVLLLNTDLLLTKPQPSSLSTLSNAELRSTTEDRCFKAISLWRKSGAVIMAVRRPGUSLCREEASELLSLKPELDELGVPLYAVVKENIGTEIHNFRLYFSGEIFLDEKRTFYQQRKMTYSGFTRFTMWRNILRVWRKGYQGNIKGEGFILGGLYVIGPENQGILMEHQEKEFGDKADLRSVLQAVKKVQKAE; the protein is encoded by the exons A TGTTAGTGAGTATCGCAGGGTTTAGTGTGGACGTGTGGCTGTTAGTTGCTGGTTTGATCGTCCTCTCTGTCCTGCTGCTCAACACGGACCTGCTCCTGACTAAACCACAGCCGAGCTCACTGAGCACACTCTCTAACGCCGAGCTGAGGAGCACCACAG AGGACAGGTGCTTTAAAGCGATTTCACTTTGGAGGAAAAGCGGAGCAGTGATTATGGCTGTCAGACGACCAGGATGATCTTTGtgcagagag GAAGCCTCAGAGCTCCTCTCTCTGAAGCCGGAGCTCGATGAGCTCGGTGTTCCTCTGTACGCCGTGGTGAAGGAGAACATCGGGACAGAGATACACAACTTCAGACTTTACTTCAGTGGAGAAATCTTCCTGGATGAGAAG CGAACTTTTTACCAGCAGAGGAAGATGACTTATTCAGGCTTCACTCGTTTCACCATGTGGAGAAACATCCTGCGTGTCTGGAGGAAAGGTTACCAGGGCAACATTAAAGGGGAGGGGTTTATACTTGGAGGCCTTTATGTGATTGGACCAGAGAATCAG GGTATTTTAATGGAGCACCAGGAGAAGGAGTTTGGAGATAAAGCTGATCTCAGATCAGTTTTACAGGCAGTAAAGAAAGTCCAGAAAGCCGAATAA
- the dydc2 gene encoding DPY30 domain containing 2 isoform X2, protein MDSEYLKQTVGRCLVEALVEVVELRPPDPIEFLAHYIYRYQENMEDAKKKAEYKRQVAEEVQKCKAEAEHQKRLKEEEERIRAAQQDVKTAGTKDADRAPSRDGNEETTDEPANESTDLGGSKPPDADGMISEDTGDATKHPEEPASVIEPSLEEAEVRRQVTPTVKDSDRSKPPDVNGMISEDTDDAAKLPEEPESEVEPSPSQAKEEDSSGSNPPNGLVPVAEDYQEGNPEETESERQVSQNEGEKEEGSNNAPQTLIGSAEEEPFDPEPSQMLQEDAELTHTDKAEDQSGAQTENDSAGQEEPETLIDPSMLNDTEGSNNAPQTLIGSAEEELFDPEPSQMLQEDAELTHTDKAEDQSGAQTENDSAGQEEPETLTDPSMLNDTEKNEED, encoded by the exons ATGGACTCAGAGTACCTAAAACAGACAGTGGGGAGATGTTTAGTAGAAGCTCTGGTAGAAGTGGTGGAGCTCAGGCCCCCAGACCCCATTGAGTTCCTCGCTCACTACATCTACAGATACCAGGAGAACATGGAGGACGCCAAGAAG AAAGCAGAATACAAGAGGCAGGTGGCGGAGGAGGTGCAGAAATGCAAGGCGGAGGCCGAACATCAGAAGCGGCTCAAAGAGGAAGAGGAACGAATACGAGCCGCACAGCAG GACGTAAAGACGGCAGGGACGAAAGATGCGGACAGAGCGCCCTCTAGAGATGGGAATGAGGAAACGACAGACGAACCTGCGAACGAGTCGACC GATTTAGGTGGATCGAAACCTCCAGATGCAGATGGTATGATCTCAGAGGACACAGGTGATGCAACGAAGCACCCTGAAGAACCAGCGAGCGTGATAGAACCCAGTTTAGAAGAAGCGGAGGTGAGGAGACAAGTCACACCCACTGTGAAG GATTCAGATAGATCAAAACCTCCAGATGTGAATGGTATGATCTCAGAAGATACAGATGATGCAGCGAAACTCCCTGAAGAACCAGAGAGCGAGGTAGAACCGAGTCCAAGCCAAGCGAAGGAGGAG GACTCAAGCGGATCGAACCCTCCTAATGGACTTGTTCCGGTCGCAGAGGACTACCAGGAGGGAAATCCTGAAGAAACTGAGAGCGAGAGACAAGTGAGCCAAAacgaaggagaaaaagag GAAGGAAGCAATAATGCACCACAAACTCTGATCGGCTCTGCAGAGGAGGAACCGTTTGATCCAGAACCTTCTCAGATGCTGCAG GAAGACGCTGAGCTCACACACACCGACAAAGCCGAAGACCAATCAGGAGCTCAGACGGAGAACGACTCTGCAGGACAGGAAGAGCCTGAGACCCTCATCGACCCGAGCATGCTCAACGACACA GAAGGAAGCAATAATGCACCACAAACTCTGATCGGCTCTGCAGAGGAGGAACTGTTTGATCCAGAACCTTCTCAGATGCTGCAG GAAGACGCTGAGCTCACACACACCGACAAAGCCGAAGACCAATCAGGAGCTCAGACGGAGAACGACTCTGCAGGACAGGAAGAGCCTGAGACCCTCACCGACCCGAGCATGCTCAACGACACA GAGAAGAATGAAGAAGATTGA
- the selenou1b gene encoding selenoprotein U1b isoform X1, with translation MLVSIAGFSVDVWLLVAGLIVLSVLLLNTDLLLTKPQPSSLSTLSNAELRSTTGDAEDRCFKAISLWRKSGAVIMAVRRPGUSLCREEASELLSLKPELDELGVPLYAVVKENIGTEIHNFRLYFSGEIFLDEKRTFYQQRKMTYSGFTRFTMWRNILRVWRKGYQGNIKGEGFILGGLYVIGPENQGILMEHQEKEFGDKADLRSVLQAVKKVQKAE, from the exons A TGTTAGTGAGTATCGCAGGGTTTAGTGTGGACGTGTGGCTGTTAGTTGCTGGTTTGATCGTCCTCTCTGTCCTGCTGCTCAACACGGACCTGCTCCTGACTAAACCACAGCCGAGCTCACTGAGCACACTCTCTAACGCCGAGCTGAGGAGCACCACAGgtg ATGCAGAGGACAGGTGCTTTAAAGCGATTTCACTTTGGAGGAAAAGCGGAGCAGTGATTATGGCTGTCAGACGACCAGGATGATCTTTGtgcagagag GAAGCCTCAGAGCTCCTCTCTCTGAAGCCGGAGCTCGATGAGCTCGGTGTTCCTCTGTACGCCGTGGTGAAGGAGAACATCGGGACAGAGATACACAACTTCAGACTTTACTTCAGTGGAGAAATCTTCCTGGATGAGAAG CGAACTTTTTACCAGCAGAGGAAGATGACTTATTCAGGCTTCACTCGTTTCACCATGTGGAGAAACATCCTGCGTGTCTGGAGGAAAGGTTACCAGGGCAACATTAAAGGGGAGGGGTTTATACTTGGAGGCCTTTATGTGATTGGACCAGAGAATCAG GGTATTTTAATGGAGCACCAGGAGAAGGAGTTTGGAGATAAAGCTGATCTCAGATCAGTTTTACAGGCAGTAAAGAAAGTCCAGAAAGCCGAATAA
- the selenou1b gene encoding selenoprotein U1b isoform X3, with amino-acid sequence MLVSIAGFSVDVWLLVAGLIVLSVLLLNTDLLLTKPQPSSLSTLSNAELRSTTGEDRCFKAISLWRKSGAVIMAVRRPGUSLCREEASELLSLKPELDELGVPLYAVVKENIGTEIHNFRLYFSGEIFLDEKRTFYQQRKMTYSGFTRFTMWRNILRVWRKGYQGNIKGEGFILGGLYVIGPENQGILMEHQEKEFGDKADLRSVLQAVKKVQKAE; translated from the exons A TGTTAGTGAGTATCGCAGGGTTTAGTGTGGACGTGTGGCTGTTAGTTGCTGGTTTGATCGTCCTCTCTGTCCTGCTGCTCAACACGGACCTGCTCCTGACTAAACCACAGCCGAGCTCACTGAGCACACTCTCTAACGCCGAGCTGAGGAGCACCACAGgtg AGGACAGGTGCTTTAAAGCGATTTCACTTTGGAGGAAAAGCGGAGCAGTGATTATGGCTGTCAGACGACCAGGATGATCTTTGtgcagagag GAAGCCTCAGAGCTCCTCTCTCTGAAGCCGGAGCTCGATGAGCTCGGTGTTCCTCTGTACGCCGTGGTGAAGGAGAACATCGGGACAGAGATACACAACTTCAGACTTTACTTCAGTGGAGAAATCTTCCTGGATGAGAAG CGAACTTTTTACCAGCAGAGGAAGATGACTTATTCAGGCTTCACTCGTTTCACCATGTGGAGAAACATCCTGCGTGTCTGGAGGAAAGGTTACCAGGGCAACATTAAAGGGGAGGGGTTTATACTTGGAGGCCTTTATGTGATTGGACCAGAGAATCAG GGTATTTTAATGGAGCACCAGGAGAAGGAGTTTGGAGATAAAGCTGATCTCAGATCAGTTTTACAGGCAGTAAAGAAAGTCCAGAAAGCCGAATAA
- the dydc2 gene encoding DPY30 domain containing 2 isoform X4, giving the protein MDSEYLKQTVGRCLVEALVEVVELRPPDPIEFLAHYIYRYQENMEDAKKKAEYKRQVAEEVQKCKAEAEHQKRLKEEEERIRAAQQDVKTAGTKDADRAPSRDGNEETTDEPANESTDLGGSKPPDADGMISEDTGDATKHPEEPASVIEPSLEEAEDSDRSKPPDVNGMISEDTDDAAKLPEEPESEVEPSPSQAKEEDSSGSNPPNGLVPVAEDYQEGNPEETESERQVSQNEGEKEEGSNNAPQTLIGSAEEEPFDPEPSQMLQEDAELTHTDKAEDQSGAQTENDSAGQEEPETLIDPSMLNDTEGSNNAPQTLIGSAEEELFDPEPSQMLQEDAELTHTDKAEDQSGAQTENDSAGQEEPETLTDPSMLNDTEKNEED; this is encoded by the exons ATGGACTCAGAGTACCTAAAACAGACAGTGGGGAGATGTTTAGTAGAAGCTCTGGTAGAAGTGGTGGAGCTCAGGCCCCCAGACCCCATTGAGTTCCTCGCTCACTACATCTACAGATACCAGGAGAACATGGAGGACGCCAAGAAG AAAGCAGAATACAAGAGGCAGGTGGCGGAGGAGGTGCAGAAATGCAAGGCGGAGGCCGAACATCAGAAGCGGCTCAAAGAGGAAGAGGAACGAATACGAGCCGCACAGCAG GACGTAAAGACGGCAGGGACGAAAGATGCGGACAGAGCGCCCTCTAGAGATGGGAATGAGGAAACGACAGACGAACCTGCGAACGAGTCGACC GATTTAGGTGGATCGAAACCTCCAGATGCAGATGGTATGATCTCAGAGGACACAGGTGATGCAACGAAGCACCCTGAAGAACCAGCGAGCGTGATAGAACCCAGTTTAGAAGAAGCGGAG GATTCAGATAGATCAAAACCTCCAGATGTGAATGGTATGATCTCAGAAGATACAGATGATGCAGCGAAACTCCCTGAAGAACCAGAGAGCGAGGTAGAACCGAGTCCAAGCCAAGCGAAGGAGGAG GACTCAAGCGGATCGAACCCTCCTAATGGACTTGTTCCGGTCGCAGAGGACTACCAGGAGGGAAATCCTGAAGAAACTGAGAGCGAGAGACAAGTGAGCCAAAacgaaggagaaaaagag GAAGGAAGCAATAATGCACCACAAACTCTGATCGGCTCTGCAGAGGAGGAACCGTTTGATCCAGAACCTTCTCAGATGCTGCAG GAAGACGCTGAGCTCACACACACCGACAAAGCCGAAGACCAATCAGGAGCTCAGACGGAGAACGACTCTGCAGGACAGGAAGAGCCTGAGACCCTCATCGACCCGAGCATGCTCAACGACACA GAAGGAAGCAATAATGCACCACAAACTCTGATCGGCTCTGCAGAGGAGGAACTGTTTGATCCAGAACCTTCTCAGATGCTGCAG GAAGACGCTGAGCTCACACACACCGACAAAGCCGAAGACCAATCAGGAGCTCAGACGGAGAACGACTCTGCAGGACAGGAAGAGCCTGAGACCCTCACCGACCCGAGCATGCTCAACGACACA GAGAAGAATGAAGAAGATTGA
- the dydc2 gene encoding DPY30 domain containing 2 isoform X3 has protein sequence MDSEYLKQTVGRCLVEALVEVVELRPPDPIEFLAHYIYRYQENMEDAKKKAEYKRQVAEEVQKCKAEAEHQKRLKEEEERIRAAQQDVKTAGTKDADRAPSRDGNEETTDEPANESTVRDLGGSKPPDADGMISEDTGDATKHPEEPASVIEPSLEEAEDSDRSKPPDVNGMISEDTDDAAKLPEEPESEVEPSPSQAKEEDSSGSNPPNGLVPVAEDYQEGNPEETESERQVSQNEGEKEEGSNNAPQTLIGSAEEEPFDPEPSQMLQEDAELTHTDKAEDQSGAQTENDSAGQEEPETLIDPSMLNDTEGSNNAPQTLIGSAEEELFDPEPSQMLQEDAELTHTDKAEDQSGAQTENDSAGQEEPETLTDPSMLNDTEKNEED, from the exons ATGGACTCAGAGTACCTAAAACAGACAGTGGGGAGATGTTTAGTAGAAGCTCTGGTAGAAGTGGTGGAGCTCAGGCCCCCAGACCCCATTGAGTTCCTCGCTCACTACATCTACAGATACCAGGAGAACATGGAGGACGCCAAGAAG AAAGCAGAATACAAGAGGCAGGTGGCGGAGGAGGTGCAGAAATGCAAGGCGGAGGCCGAACATCAGAAGCGGCTCAAAGAGGAAGAGGAACGAATACGAGCCGCACAGCAG GACGTAAAGACGGCAGGGACGAAAGATGCGGACAGAGCGCCCTCTAGAGATGGGAATGAGGAAACGACAGACGAACCTGCGAACGAGTCGACCGTAAGG GATTTAGGTGGATCGAAACCTCCAGATGCAGATGGTATGATCTCAGAGGACACAGGTGATGCAACGAAGCACCCTGAAGAACCAGCGAGCGTGATAGAACCCAGTTTAGAAGAAGCGGAG GATTCAGATAGATCAAAACCTCCAGATGTGAATGGTATGATCTCAGAAGATACAGATGATGCAGCGAAACTCCCTGAAGAACCAGAGAGCGAGGTAGAACCGAGTCCAAGCCAAGCGAAGGAGGAG GACTCAAGCGGATCGAACCCTCCTAATGGACTTGTTCCGGTCGCAGAGGACTACCAGGAGGGAAATCCTGAAGAAACTGAGAGCGAGAGACAAGTGAGCCAAAacgaaggagaaaaagag GAAGGAAGCAATAATGCACCACAAACTCTGATCGGCTCTGCAGAGGAGGAACCGTTTGATCCAGAACCTTCTCAGATGCTGCAG GAAGACGCTGAGCTCACACACACCGACAAAGCCGAAGACCAATCAGGAGCTCAGACGGAGAACGACTCTGCAGGACAGGAAGAGCCTGAGACCCTCATCGACCCGAGCATGCTCAACGACACA GAAGGAAGCAATAATGCACCACAAACTCTGATCGGCTCTGCAGAGGAGGAACTGTTTGATCCAGAACCTTCTCAGATGCTGCAG GAAGACGCTGAGCTCACACACACCGACAAAGCCGAAGACCAATCAGGAGCTCAGACGGAGAACGACTCTGCAGGACAGGAAGAGCCTGAGACCCTCACCGACCCGAGCATGCTCAACGACACA GAGAAGAATGAAGAAGATTGA
- the selenou1b gene encoding selenoprotein U1b isoform X2 — translation MLVSIAGFSVDVWLLVAGLIVLSVLLLNTDLLLTKPQPSSLSTLSNAELRSTTDAEDRCFKAISLWRKSGAVIMAVRRPGUSLCREEASELLSLKPELDELGVPLYAVVKENIGTEIHNFRLYFSGEIFLDEKRTFYQQRKMTYSGFTRFTMWRNILRVWRKGYQGNIKGEGFILGGLYVIGPENQGILMEHQEKEFGDKADLRSVLQAVKKVQKAE, via the exons A TGTTAGTGAGTATCGCAGGGTTTAGTGTGGACGTGTGGCTGTTAGTTGCTGGTTTGATCGTCCTCTCTGTCCTGCTGCTCAACACGGACCTGCTCCTGACTAAACCACAGCCGAGCTCACTGAGCACACTCTCTAACGCCGAGCTGAGGAGCACCACAG ATGCAGAGGACAGGTGCTTTAAAGCGATTTCACTTTGGAGGAAAAGCGGAGCAGTGATTATGGCTGTCAGACGACCAGGATGATCTTTGtgcagagag GAAGCCTCAGAGCTCCTCTCTCTGAAGCCGGAGCTCGATGAGCTCGGTGTTCCTCTGTACGCCGTGGTGAAGGAGAACATCGGGACAGAGATACACAACTTCAGACTTTACTTCAGTGGAGAAATCTTCCTGGATGAGAAG CGAACTTTTTACCAGCAGAGGAAGATGACTTATTCAGGCTTCACTCGTTTCACCATGTGGAGAAACATCCTGCGTGTCTGGAGGAAAGGTTACCAGGGCAACATTAAAGGGGAGGGGTTTATACTTGGAGGCCTTTATGTGATTGGACCAGAGAATCAG GGTATTTTAATGGAGCACCAGGAGAAGGAGTTTGGAGATAAAGCTGATCTCAGATCAGTTTTACAGGCAGTAAAGAAAGTCCAGAAAGCCGAATAA
- the dydc2 gene encoding DPY30 domain containing 2 isoform X6 codes for MDSEYLKQTVGRCLVEALVEVVELRPPDPIEFLAHYIYRYQENMEDAKKKAEYKRQVAEEVQKCKAEAEHQKRLKEEEERIRAAQQDVKTAGTKDADRAPSRDGNEETTDEPANESTVRDLGGSKPPDADGMISEDTGDATKHPEEPASVIEPSLEEAEVRRQVTPTVKDSDRSKPPDVNGMISEDTDDAAKLPEEPESEVEPSPSQAKEEDSSGSNPPNGLVPVAEDYQEGNPEETESERQVSQNEGEKEEGSNNAPQTLIGSAEEEPFDPEPSQMLQEDAELTHTDKAEDQSGAQTENDSAGQEEPETLIDPSMLNDTEKNEED; via the exons ATGGACTCAGAGTACCTAAAACAGACAGTGGGGAGATGTTTAGTAGAAGCTCTGGTAGAAGTGGTGGAGCTCAGGCCCCCAGACCCCATTGAGTTCCTCGCTCACTACATCTACAGATACCAGGAGAACATGGAGGACGCCAAGAAG AAAGCAGAATACAAGAGGCAGGTGGCGGAGGAGGTGCAGAAATGCAAGGCGGAGGCCGAACATCAGAAGCGGCTCAAAGAGGAAGAGGAACGAATACGAGCCGCACAGCAG GACGTAAAGACGGCAGGGACGAAAGATGCGGACAGAGCGCCCTCTAGAGATGGGAATGAGGAAACGACAGACGAACCTGCGAACGAGTCGACCGTAAGG GATTTAGGTGGATCGAAACCTCCAGATGCAGATGGTATGATCTCAGAGGACACAGGTGATGCAACGAAGCACCCTGAAGAACCAGCGAGCGTGATAGAACCCAGTTTAGAAGAAGCGGAGGTGAGGAGACAAGTCACACCCACTGTGAAG GATTCAGATAGATCAAAACCTCCAGATGTGAATGGTATGATCTCAGAAGATACAGATGATGCAGCGAAACTCCCTGAAGAACCAGAGAGCGAGGTAGAACCGAGTCCAAGCCAAGCGAAGGAGGAG GACTCAAGCGGATCGAACCCTCCTAATGGACTTGTTCCGGTCGCAGAGGACTACCAGGAGGGAAATCCTGAAGAAACTGAGAGCGAGAGACAAGTGAGCCAAAacgaaggagaaaaagag GAAGGAAGCAATAATGCACCACAAACTCTGATCGGCTCTGCAGAGGAGGAACCGTTTGATCCAGAACCTTCTCAGATGCTGCAG GAAGACGCTGAGCTCACACACACCGACAAAGCCGAAGACCAATCAGGAGCTCAGACGGAGAACGACTCTGCAGGACAGGAAGAGCCTGAGACCCTCATCGACCCGAGCATGCTCAACGACACA GAGAAGAATGAAGAAGATTGA
- the dydc2 gene encoding DPY30 domain containing 2 isoform X5 — translation MDSEYLKQTVGRCLVEALVEVVELRPPDPIEFLAHYIYRYQENMEDAKKKAEYKRQVAEEVQKCKAEAEHQKRLKEEEERIRAAQQDVKTAGTKDADRAPSRDGNEETTDEPANESTVRDLGGSKPPDADGMISEDTGDATKHPEEPASVIEPSLEEAEVRRQVTPTVKDSDRSKPPDVNGMISEDTDDAAKLPEEPESEVEPSPSQAKEEDSSGSNPPNGLVPVAEDYQEGNPEETESERQVSQNEGEKEEDAELTHTDKAEDQSGAQTENDSAGQEEPETLIDPSMLNDTEGSNNAPQTLIGSAEEELFDPEPSQMLQEDAELTHTDKAEDQSGAQTENDSAGQEEPETLTDPSMLNDTEKNEED, via the exons ATGGACTCAGAGTACCTAAAACAGACAGTGGGGAGATGTTTAGTAGAAGCTCTGGTAGAAGTGGTGGAGCTCAGGCCCCCAGACCCCATTGAGTTCCTCGCTCACTACATCTACAGATACCAGGAGAACATGGAGGACGCCAAGAAG AAAGCAGAATACAAGAGGCAGGTGGCGGAGGAGGTGCAGAAATGCAAGGCGGAGGCCGAACATCAGAAGCGGCTCAAAGAGGAAGAGGAACGAATACGAGCCGCACAGCAG GACGTAAAGACGGCAGGGACGAAAGATGCGGACAGAGCGCCCTCTAGAGATGGGAATGAGGAAACGACAGACGAACCTGCGAACGAGTCGACCGTAAGG GATTTAGGTGGATCGAAACCTCCAGATGCAGATGGTATGATCTCAGAGGACACAGGTGATGCAACGAAGCACCCTGAAGAACCAGCGAGCGTGATAGAACCCAGTTTAGAAGAAGCGGAGGTGAGGAGACAAGTCACACCCACTGTGAAG GATTCAGATAGATCAAAACCTCCAGATGTGAATGGTATGATCTCAGAAGATACAGATGATGCAGCGAAACTCCCTGAAGAACCAGAGAGCGAGGTAGAACCGAGTCCAAGCCAAGCGAAGGAGGAG GACTCAAGCGGATCGAACCCTCCTAATGGACTTGTTCCGGTCGCAGAGGACTACCAGGAGGGAAATCCTGAAGAAACTGAGAGCGAGAGACAAGTGAGCCAAAacgaaggagaaaaagag GAAGACGCTGAGCTCACACACACCGACAAAGCCGAAGACCAATCAGGAGCTCAGACGGAGAACGACTCTGCAGGACAGGAAGAGCCTGAGACCCTCATCGACCCGAGCATGCTCAACGACACA GAAGGAAGCAATAATGCACCACAAACTCTGATCGGCTCTGCAGAGGAGGAACTGTTTGATCCAGAACCTTCTCAGATGCTGCAG GAAGACGCTGAGCTCACACACACCGACAAAGCCGAAGACCAATCAGGAGCTCAGACGGAGAACGACTCTGCAGGACAGGAAGAGCCTGAGACCCTCACCGACCCGAGCATGCTCAACGACACA GAGAAGAATGAAGAAGATTGA
- the dydc2 gene encoding DPY30 domain containing 2 isoform X1, translating into MDSEYLKQTVGRCLVEALVEVVELRPPDPIEFLAHYIYRYQENMEDAKKKAEYKRQVAEEVQKCKAEAEHQKRLKEEEERIRAAQQDVKTAGTKDADRAPSRDGNEETTDEPANESTVRDLGGSKPPDADGMISEDTGDATKHPEEPASVIEPSLEEAEVRRQVTPTVKDSDRSKPPDVNGMISEDTDDAAKLPEEPESEVEPSPSQAKEEDSSGSNPPNGLVPVAEDYQEGNPEETESERQVSQNEGEKEEGSNNAPQTLIGSAEEEPFDPEPSQMLQEDAELTHTDKAEDQSGAQTENDSAGQEEPETLIDPSMLNDTEGSNNAPQTLIGSAEEELFDPEPSQMLQEDAELTHTDKAEDQSGAQTENDSAGQEEPETLTDPSMLNDTEKNEED; encoded by the exons ATGGACTCAGAGTACCTAAAACAGACAGTGGGGAGATGTTTAGTAGAAGCTCTGGTAGAAGTGGTGGAGCTCAGGCCCCCAGACCCCATTGAGTTCCTCGCTCACTACATCTACAGATACCAGGAGAACATGGAGGACGCCAAGAAG AAAGCAGAATACAAGAGGCAGGTGGCGGAGGAGGTGCAGAAATGCAAGGCGGAGGCCGAACATCAGAAGCGGCTCAAAGAGGAAGAGGAACGAATACGAGCCGCACAGCAG GACGTAAAGACGGCAGGGACGAAAGATGCGGACAGAGCGCCCTCTAGAGATGGGAATGAGGAAACGACAGACGAACCTGCGAACGAGTCGACCGTAAGG GATTTAGGTGGATCGAAACCTCCAGATGCAGATGGTATGATCTCAGAGGACACAGGTGATGCAACGAAGCACCCTGAAGAACCAGCGAGCGTGATAGAACCCAGTTTAGAAGAAGCGGAGGTGAGGAGACAAGTCACACCCACTGTGAAG GATTCAGATAGATCAAAACCTCCAGATGTGAATGGTATGATCTCAGAAGATACAGATGATGCAGCGAAACTCCCTGAAGAACCAGAGAGCGAGGTAGAACCGAGTCCAAGCCAAGCGAAGGAGGAG GACTCAAGCGGATCGAACCCTCCTAATGGACTTGTTCCGGTCGCAGAGGACTACCAGGAGGGAAATCCTGAAGAAACTGAGAGCGAGAGACAAGTGAGCCAAAacgaaggagaaaaagag GAAGGAAGCAATAATGCACCACAAACTCTGATCGGCTCTGCAGAGGAGGAACCGTTTGATCCAGAACCTTCTCAGATGCTGCAG GAAGACGCTGAGCTCACACACACCGACAAAGCCGAAGACCAATCAGGAGCTCAGACGGAGAACGACTCTGCAGGACAGGAAGAGCCTGAGACCCTCATCGACCCGAGCATGCTCAACGACACA GAAGGAAGCAATAATGCACCACAAACTCTGATCGGCTCTGCAGAGGAGGAACTGTTTGATCCAGAACCTTCTCAGATGCTGCAG GAAGACGCTGAGCTCACACACACCGACAAAGCCGAAGACCAATCAGGAGCTCAGACGGAGAACGACTCTGCAGGACAGGAAGAGCCTGAGACCCTCACCGACCCGAGCATGCTCAACGACACA GAGAAGAATGAAGAAGATTGA